The Teredinibacter sp. KSP-S5-2 genomic interval CGTCATAAACAATCAGGCCATCTAATACCGAAGTATCAATCTTCGCCAAATGCCTGTCTGTATAAGCCAGAATATCTTCTCGCCCACATCGTGCTTTTGGTGGCGTAACACCGTACAACACAATGCCACTTGATTTGTTCCTAATTTTATCCAGCATTGGCCATACAGTAACGATTACTGCCTGAGTCTTTTGCTTCCGACATCGCTTGATGGGCAAGACTGTGGAGCATACGAGGTTCCGCACCATGATCAGGAAAAATGGAAACACCAATATTCACCTGCGCCTGCAAATCGGCATACTCATATTTTATCGGCGCGCTGAGCTTATCTATAATCCGGCTGCACAACATTTCAATATCTTCAATACGCGATACACAACTTAATATCACCAAAAACTCGTCTCCACCTATACGACAAGCCGTATCACTTTCACGAATCGTATTTTTAATCCGCGCGGCAGAAACCGTCAGTAATTCATCCCCTGCATCGTAGCCGTATTTCTCATTAATCGCTTTAAAGCCATCAAGGTCAAAATACAACAACGCAACTTTTTCGCTGTTACGCTTCGCCAGGCTCATCGCCATACCCAGGCGCTCATTAGCCAGAGTTAATGTCGCCAATCCAGTCAAGGTATCATGGGTTTGGTGGTGTGTAATTTCCATTTGTTGTTGGCTGACCTTAGCCTGGACTTCCTGTAACGCCTTCTTCTGTACTGAATAGCTTTTTCTTAACCGAGCAACTTTCTTAACATTGGCCTCGGCAACCATATAACCAAGAACCACACACTTTGCTGCACCCAGTAACACAGTTAACCAAGCGGTAATCGAGTAAAGCTGAACATCCAGCCCCCCGGGAATAATTTGTTTGCGATAAATAAAACTGTAAGCACAAAACAAATACAACAGAAACATAACCATACCGGCATACAACGCTGGACGAATCCCCACAAAGAAAAACAAAAGCAATACACCAAAAACCAACCAGCTAACAACGCCACCAAGAATCCCGAAAACCAACAAACCAAAGGCACCGCTTAAAAAAGAAATCGAAAAAATCACCCAGATTTTAAGCTCAGTTGCCAACCAACGATGAAACAAATACAGAAACGAGATGGTGATCAAATCAAAAACATGAATAGAAAACAAAGGCTGCCAGCCAGTAAACAACCCTCGACTCACAGAGATAGGTACACCAATGATCGACAACCAGAAAAGAAAAAAGATCAAACGATTGACAGCTTTACGATTAACTTTTCGCAAGTACTCGCGAGTATTGCTGGGCAGCCGATGAGTCATAGTACAAAATACCTAAACCTACAATTCTAATAACTATAGTCAATAAGCTTTGATTTCGCGGGAGTTCGGCAAGGTTACCGCGGGAAGCGGGATTATTAGATCGATCCAGTATAATAAAACCGATTAACCACTGAGAGAGGAATATAAGATAGTATCCGAAACAAAAAAGTTATTCCAAAAGGACTAAACGCGAAAGGGAGATTTCGGCTACTGAATTTGCACAACATAGACTTAAGGCAGAATAACAGACAAGAGCACCCGTATTAATTGTTACAATCACCTAAGCGGTAGAGCCATTCATCCCCTGTGCCCCACGATACTCAATATAGCCACTCTCAACTCCTTGCAACAATACCCAGTTATTAAAGATTTTTATCATAACCCCGCCACAATGGGGAAACAAAAAATCGCACTTACAGCCGGCATGAGATAACTTATTACGATTTTAAATGGAATGGCGCGAGATAAAGCCGAGCGGTGTTATTAGATTTTATACTTGGGATTAACACCACAGTAGTTTATAAAATATTTTACTCAAGATTTTATCTTTTAGTACCCACACGCCGTAACGAGATAAAGAAACAAACTAGAGTTGGGGTTAAAAAAACAACTGAGAAC includes:
- a CDS encoding GGDEF domain-containing protein: MTHRLPSNTREYLRKVNRKAVNRLIFFLFWLSIIGVPISVSRGLFTGWQPLFSIHVFDLITISFLYLFHRWLATELKIWVIFSISFLSGAFGLLVFGILGGVVSWLVFGVLLLFFFVGIRPALYAGMVMFLLYLFCAYSFIYRKQIIPGGLDVQLYSITAWLTVLLGAAKCVVLGYMVAEANVKKVARLRKSYSVQKKALQEVQAKVSQQQMEITHHQTHDTLTGLATLTLANERLGMAMSLAKRNSEKVALLYFDLDGFKAINEKYGYDAGDELLTVSAARIKNTIRESDTACRIGGDEFLVILSCVSRIEDIEMLCSRIIDKLSAPIKYEYADLQAQVNIGVSIFPDHGAEPRMLHSLAHQAMSEAKDSGSNRYCMANAG